GATCTCGACCACCGGCATGATGCTGATGGTTTCGGCCAACAGCCTGCTCGCGCTCTACATGGCGCTCGAGCTGCAGAGCTTGCCGATCTACGTCATGGCGGCCTTCCAGCGCGACACGACGCGCTCGAGCGAGGCCGGCCTGAAATACTTCGTCCTGGGCGCGCTGGCGTCCGGCATGCTGCTCTACGGCTGCTCGCTGATCTACGGCTTCACCGGCACGGTCGACTTCACGCGGCTGGGCGACATGGCGGGCGCGATGGCCGCCGACGCGCCGACCGCCCTGCCGACGGGCGCGGTGGTCGGCCTCGTCTTCGTCGCCGCCGGCCTCGCCTTCAAGATGTCGGCCGTGCCGTTCCACATGTGGACGCCCGACGTCTACGAGGGCGCGCCCACCCCCGTCACCGCCTTCATGGCGGCGGCGCCCAAGGTCGCGGCGATCGCCCTCGTCCTGCGGGTGATGATGCAGCCCTTCGTCGAGCTGGTCGACCAGTGGCAGCAGATCATCGTGTTCATCGCGGTCGCCTCGATGATCCTGGGCGCGTTCGCCGCGATCGGGCAGACCAACATCAAGCGCCTGCTCGCCTACAGCTCGATCGGCCATGTCGGCTACGCCCTGGTCGGCCTCGCCGCCGGCACGCCGGAGGGCGCGCAGGGCGTCCTGATCTACCTCGCCATCTATGTCGTGATGACGGTCGGGACCTTCGGGGTGATCCTCGCCTGCCGCCGCCAGGACCAGCCGATCGAGACGATCGACGACTTCGCCGGGCTGGCCAAGCAGCATCCGATGCTGGGCTTCGCGGTGGCGATCTTCATGTTCTCGCTGGC
Above is a genomic segment from Geminicoccaceae bacterium SCSIO 64248 containing:
- the nuoN gene encoding NADH-quinone oxidoreductase subunit NuoN, which codes for MFEPFIALPEILLVLTALVILMTGAFRSDDEGLALVTPIAVGAMAVILLITLLMDSSHRIGFGGHYITDPFSAFAKVLILLGSAVCIVMAPRFMATAGMARYEYVVLALISTTGMMLMVSANSLLALYMALELQSLPIYVMAAFQRDTTRSSEAGLKYFVLGALASGMLLYGCSLIYGFTGTVDFTRLGDMAGAMAADAPTALPTGAVVGLVFVAAGLAFKMSAVPFHMWTPDVYEGAPTPVTAFMAAAPKVAAIALVLRVMMQPFVELVDQWQQIIVFIAVASMILGAFAAIGQTNIKRLLAYSSIGHVGYALVGLAAGTPEGAQGVLIYLAIYVVMTVGTFGVILACRRQDQPIETIDDFAGLAKQHPMLGFAVAIFMFSLAGIPPLAGFWGKWYVFLPAVGAGLWPLALIGLITSVVGAYYYLRVVKVVYFDESREAMDEHIGRELAVITGVSAAFTLLFVLVPGPIVNAAQAAASALAL